TGTGACGCCGGGTCTGACTTGAAGGTCGATACGGTCCAGTAGCCGGTTGGGGCGGCAATCGGCAGGTATTGATACTCCATCTCGGCGCCCACGACATCGAACATGAGTCCGGAGGGGTAGGAAGAATAATCATCCTCAAGCAACACCGTTTCGGACAGAGGTTCTGAGGCATCGCAGGCCACGCAGACAGCCCACAATAGACCCGCCGTCAAGATGGTCATGCACCGTTTCATGTTGTTTCCTCTGCAATAGTCCGCATTCCCTGGGCAGGGGTGCTCGGTTCGGACGCCATGTTGCCGGGGGCGGACCGTCCCAAGCCTGCCGGCATCATAGCCCACAATCGGTCAACTCGGCTAGAATGGGTTTCCGGCTGCCGCGCACGAACCGACGCGGCCCGTGCGAGCTCCAAACCTATAAGGATTCACCGATGAACCGCATCATGACGCCAGGCGGATTTCGCCCCGCACTCGTGGCCGTTTTCCTGTTGGGTGGGCTGTGCAGCGTGCATACCGATTGCTACGCCACCCCGAGGGTGTATGTAATTGGCGATTCCACGGCCGCCTCATATCCCCCCGAACGCTACCCGCTGACGGGGTGGGCACAGGTGCTTCAGGAATTTTTCGACCCCGAGGTCCTACAAGTCGAAAACAGGGCGCGAAGCGGACGCAGCGCGAAAAGCTTCATGGAGGAAGGCGCGTGGGCACGGGTCGTGGACGAGTTGAGCCGCGGGGATTACGTTTTGATTCAGTTCGGCCACAACGATTCGAAAGTGCACGATCCGGCGCGATACACCAATCCTGACACGACCTATCGAGACTATTTGATTACTTACATTCGGGAGACGCGGGGGAAGGGGGCGATACCCATCGTGCTGACCTCCATCAACAGGAACGCCTGGACTAGCGAGACGGTGATGGAAGAAACCCTTGGAGGATATCCGGAGACGGCTCGCGACGTAGCGAGGGAGATGGATGTCACGCTGATTGACCTTCACGCGATGACCAGAGGGCTCTTTGAAAGTCTGGGCCGCGAAAAGACCAGCGCATTGTTCATGAACCTGAAGAAAGGGGCCTTCCCTA
The Candidatus Hydrogenedentota bacterium genome window above contains:
- a CDS encoding rhamnogalacturonan acetylesterase encodes the protein MNRIMTPGGFRPALVAVFLLGGLCSVHTDCYATPRVYVIGDSTAASYPPERYPLTGWAQVLQEFFDPEVLQVENRARSGRSAKSFMEEGAWARVVDELSRGDYVLIQFGHNDSKVHDPARYTNPDTTYRDYLITYIRETRGKGAIPIVLTSINRNAWTSETVMEETLGGYPETARDVAREMDVTLIDLHAMTRGLFESLGREKTSALFMNLKKGAFP